In a single window of the Papaver somniferum cultivar HN1 chromosome 8, ASM357369v1, whole genome shotgun sequence genome:
- the LOC113304767 gene encoding aluminum-activated malate transporter 10-like — protein sequence MVNNKGSASGLEWRVKLNDGSTEILVPETNFFRRIGLRLWGSVSQLVLSFQSFFKKAWELGVDDPRKFIHCLKVGLALTVVSLFYYMRPLYDGVGGNAMWAVMTVVVVFEFTVGSTLYKCINRIVGTSLAGVLAIGVHWVASKSGEKLEPVILGASVFLLAISATFSRFIPTIKARFDYGAMIFILTFSLVSVSGYRVDKLFDLAQQRLSTIAVGTALCLLVSMLICPVWAGKDLHDLIIRNMEKLADSLDGGIAEYFTDNSNMDEKDCRKKLQGYKCILNSKATEDSLANFARWEPAHGNFGFRHPWTQYLKIGAMMRNCAYCVEALSGCMNSDINANECTKKHLSEVCMKLSTHSSMVLKELAVVTKSMTKSTAIDFLVEQMNSTVEDLQTTIKSLPTQFSPPSTGLEGHAEEKEKKDNPIISPIIVPFMDVIPLVTLSSLLTEITIRIEKIVQAVDELSMMADFSTENEKKKNQQTNPDNENEKQGDQETMKALQMV from the exons ATGGTTAACAATAAGGGATCAGCTAGTGGTTTGGAATGGCGCGTAAAACTGAATGATGGGTCTACGGAGATACTAGTGCCGGAAACAAACTTTTTCCGCAGAATTGGGTTAAGGTTATGGGGATCAGTTTCACAGTTAGTTTtgagttttcagagttttttcAAGAAAGCTTGGGAATTAGGGGTAGATGATCCTAGAAAATTTATTCATTGTCTCAAAGTAGGTTTGGCTCTTACCGTAGTTTCACTATTTTACTATATGAGACCTCTATATGATGGTGTTGGTGGGAATGCTATGTGGGCTGTTATGACCGTTGTTGTTGTCTTTGAGTTCACTGTCG GTTCGACATTATATAAATGTATAAATAGAATAGTGGGGACTTCTCTTGCTGGTGTTCTCGCTATAGGTGTCCACTGGGTTGCCAGTAAATCCGGCGAAAAACTTGAGCCTGTAATTCTCGGTGCATCAGTCTTCTTGTTAG CTATATCGGCGACTTTCTCAAGATTTATTCCTACAATCAAAGCTCGGTTTGATTATGGTGCTATGATCTTCATACTCACGTTTAGCTTGGTCTCAGTATCGGGTTATAGAGTCGATAAGTTATTTGATTTGGCTCAGCAAAGACTATCCACCATCGCCGTAGGAACTGCCTTGTGTCTGCTTGTAAGCATGCTTATTTGCCCAGTGTGGGCTGGCAAGGATCTTCATGATCTTATCATTCGTAACATGGAGAAACTCGCTGATTCATTAGATG GAGGTATAGCCGAATACTTCACAGATAACTCAAATATGGACGAAAAGGACTGTCGTAAAAAATTGCAGGGCTACAAGTGTATACTTAATTCGAAAGCTACAGAAGATTCTCTG GCGAATTTCGCAAGATGGGAACCTGCCCACGGGAATTTTGGCTTTCGACATCCGTGGACTCAGTATCTTAAGATTGGGGCAATGATGAGAAACTGCGCTTACTGTGTAGAAGCTCTCAGCGGTTGCATGAATTCGGATATTAAT GCAAATGAGTGTACAAAGAAACACCTCAGTGAAGTGTGCATGAAACTGAGTACTCATTCTTCAATGGTCTTGAAAGAGCTAGCCGTTGTGACCAAGTCTATGACTAAATCTACTGCGATAGATTTCTTAGTCGAACAGATGAATTCTACAGTTGAAGATCTTCAGACAACTATAAAGTCTCTTCCTACTCAATTCAGTCCTCCATCAACGGGTCTTGAAGGTCATGctgaggaaaaagaaaagaaagataatCCGATTATCTCACCAATAATAGTTCCCTTCATGGACGTTATACCGCTTGTTACTTTATCTTCTCTATTGACTGAAATTACAATAAGAATTGAAAAAATCGTTCAAGCCGTGGATGAGTTATCGATGATGGCGGACTTCAGCActgaaaatgaaaagaagaagaatcaacaaACAAACCCTGacaatgaaaatgaaaaacaagGTGATCAAGAAACCATGAAGGCCCTTCAAATGGTCTGA